The following proteins come from a genomic window of Pirellula staleyi DSM 6068:
- a CDS encoding ATP-binding protein, protein MNTAASSLQVWYLHSIGEASSIARQVTITPLPFRVGRSSDAQLWIPSSSVSKIHAEFFERDGQLYLRDLGSTNGTFVNAERIRGDVAVQSGDIVHFSTLGFQIDCWAGNLLGNTIEENPFQTALAAEIDERRRAEELLWNSQARWRAVFDNAADGIITLNESLQVETYNTAAQRLFGYSCEQIVGLQISLLMPGVELDSSNAAAPQAGRRIETLCRRSDGSMFLADVSLGTVPQSKSHGYIAIIRDITRQRRDQQELEEAKRAAESASHAKDEFLANMSHEIRTPITAILGFSDLLIHDQRLQNEFPNWFESAQTVYRNGEHLLSLINDVLDLSKIEAGRLLIESIRCSPLEIVRDVCQLMSLKASEKDLTLDVSFRTDIPVTAVTDPTRIKQVLINLVGNAVKFTPRGSVQITVDIHSSGHATMLAVEVTDTGIGMTSAQIDRLFQPFTQADASTTRRFGGTGLGLVISKRIVEALGGQVSVVSQSGEGSTFRVLLPLIVPTESAWLTPSEALTALREPLPRPQISAGPQLTGRILVADDGIDNQRLLRQILTRAGADVTVAENGLEAVRAWQAANLAGCPFALILMDMQMPELDGYQATRRLRELGATIPIIALTAHAMTGDRDLCLQAGCDDYLTKPFERKRLLETLRKRLLETPLLSIDPHHDGTLRTNAP, encoded by the coding sequence ATGAACACTGCCGCATCCTCGCTGCAGGTTTGGTACCTCCATAGCATTGGCGAAGCGAGTAGCATTGCGCGCCAGGTAACAATCACGCCACTGCCATTTCGCGTGGGACGAAGTTCCGACGCGCAGCTGTGGATTCCCTCGTCGAGCGTCTCCAAAATTCATGCCGAGTTTTTTGAACGCGATGGTCAGCTGTACTTGCGTGACCTGGGGAGCACCAACGGCACGTTTGTGAATGCCGAACGCATTCGTGGCGATGTAGCCGTGCAATCGGGCGATATCGTTCACTTTTCGACACTCGGATTTCAGATCGATTGCTGGGCAGGCAACTTGCTTGGCAACACGATTGAAGAAAACCCATTTCAAACGGCACTCGCCGCGGAAATCGACGAGCGACGTCGCGCGGAAGAGTTGCTCTGGAACAGTCAAGCACGCTGGCGAGCGGTATTCGACAACGCAGCCGATGGGATCATCACCCTCAACGAATCGCTGCAGGTGGAAACCTACAACACTGCTGCGCAGCGGCTGTTCGGCTACTCGTGCGAGCAGATCGTAGGACTACAGATCTCGCTCCTGATGCCAGGTGTGGAACTCGACAGCTCCAATGCCGCCGCTCCCCAAGCGGGCCGACGGATCGAGACACTCTGTCGCCGCAGCGATGGGAGCATGTTCCTTGCAGATGTGTCGCTCGGAACGGTTCCGCAAAGCAAGAGCCATGGCTATATCGCTATTATTCGCGACATTACCCGTCAGCGACGCGATCAACAAGAGCTCGAAGAAGCCAAGCGTGCAGCCGAGTCGGCCAGTCATGCGAAGGACGAATTTCTGGCCAACATGAGCCACGAGATTCGCACCCCCATTACGGCGATTCTGGGTTTCAGCGATCTCTTGATTCACGATCAACGACTGCAGAATGAATTTCCCAATTGGTTTGAGTCGGCGCAGACCGTCTATCGAAACGGCGAGCATTTGCTGTCGCTCATTAACGATGTGCTGGACCTTTCGAAGATCGAAGCGGGGCGTCTGCTGATTGAGTCGATTCGCTGCTCGCCCCTCGAAATCGTGCGCGACGTTTGTCAGCTGATGTCACTCAAAGCTTCGGAGAAAGACCTGACGCTCGACGTTTCCTTTCGCACCGATATTCCTGTGACAGCGGTCACCGATCCGACACGCATCAAGCAGGTGCTGATCAATCTGGTAGGGAATGCCGTGAAGTTTACGCCGCGCGGCAGTGTGCAAATCACGGTCGACATTCACAGCAGTGGTCACGCCACGATGCTGGCGGTGGAGGTGACCGATACCGGCATCGGCATGACCTCGGCGCAGATCGACCGACTCTTTCAGCCTTTCACGCAAGCCGATGCGTCGACCACGCGCCGCTTTGGTGGCACGGGGCTTGGCCTGGTGATTTCGAAACGGATTGTCGAAGCGCTCGGTGGTCAGGTTTCGGTGGTCAGTCAGAGTGGCGAAGGGAGCACGTTTCGCGTGCTGCTCCCGCTGATTGTGCCGACAGAGAGTGCGTGGTTAACGCCATCCGAAGCACTGACAGCACTTCGCGAGCCTCTCCCTCGCCCCCAGATTTCGGCTGGTCCGCAGCTGACGGGGCGGATCTTGGTAGCCGACGATGGAATCGATAATCAGCGACTCTTGCGGCAGATTCTGACGCGCGCGGGAGCCGATGTGACGGTGGCAGAGAATGGACTCGAAGCGGTTCGAGCATGGCAAGCGGCCAATTTGGCAGGGTGTCCGTTTGCACTGATTTTGATGGATATGCAGATGCCGGAACTGGATGGATACCAGGCGACCCGCAGATTGCGCGAGTTGGGGGCAACCATTCCGATCATAGCGCTCACTGCGCACGCCATGACTGGCGATCGCGACCTATGTTTACAGGCAGGGTGCGACGATTACCTGACCAAGCCGTTTGAACGCAAGCGTCTCCTCGAGACATTACGCAAACGACTTCTCGAAACACCCCTACTCTCGATAGATCCACATCACGATGGAACCCTCCGCACAAACGCGCCCTAA
- a CDS encoding EAL domain-containing protein, which translates to MEPSAQTRPKASCIPLAVGEKANWLLVACSAATSGLAGFELGTRPLRIGRTPDMDVCLPLGSISKHHATITPQSMGLVIRDNGSTNGTFLNGVRATTDMLLREGDIVQFASEAFRLSRPLATSPMHTVETISGNLAMTLVHFDRLLNEPAVVPFYQSIVDLASAETQAYEVLARSSVQGLETPRAMFEAAEQLSLERELSTVMRREGSIIGSGIKGSPMLFLNTHPMEMADQKLIDSLHDLRRMLPVQPLTIEIHEHAITSLDQLRRFRAVLDELDMRLAYDDFGVGQARLVELSEVPPDVVKFDIQLIRNIDRAPPSRQRTLSQLVNLVKDLGVKTLAEGVETDAERLTCLELGFELGQGFYFSRPAPVASLESNH; encoded by the coding sequence ATGGAACCCTCCGCACAAACGCGCCCTAAAGCGTCGTGTATTCCACTTGCCGTTGGCGAGAAGGCCAATTGGCTCCTGGTTGCTTGCTCGGCAGCGACCTCGGGGCTGGCTGGTTTCGAACTCGGCACGCGCCCACTTCGTATCGGACGTACGCCCGACATGGATGTTTGCTTGCCACTCGGCAGCATCTCCAAGCATCACGCCACCATCACCCCGCAATCGATGGGGCTGGTGATTCGTGATAACGGCAGCACCAATGGGACATTCCTCAACGGCGTGCGCGCGACCACCGATATGCTCCTGCGCGAAGGGGACATCGTGCAGTTTGCCAGTGAAGCGTTTCGACTGTCACGACCTTTGGCAACCTCGCCGATGCACACCGTGGAGACAATTTCTGGCAACTTGGCGATGACGCTAGTGCATTTTGATCGACTCCTGAACGAGCCCGCTGTGGTGCCGTTCTATCAGTCGATCGTCGACCTGGCGAGCGCCGAGACTCAGGCCTACGAAGTGCTGGCTCGCAGCAGCGTGCAAGGGCTCGAAACACCTCGCGCGATGTTCGAAGCGGCTGAACAACTGAGCCTCGAGCGGGAACTCTCCACCGTGATGCGCCGCGAAGGCTCGATCATTGGAAGCGGGATCAAAGGCTCGCCGATGCTGTTCCTCAACACGCATCCGATGGAGATGGCAGATCAAAAGCTAATCGATTCGCTCCATGATTTGCGACGCATGTTGCCTGTACAGCCACTCACGATCGAAATCCACGAACACGCCATCACAAGTCTCGATCAGCTGCGCCGTTTTCGGGCCGTGCTCGACGAACTCGATATGCGACTGGCTTACGACGACTTTGGTGTCGGACAAGCGCGGCTTGTGGAACTCAGCGAAGTGCCACCCGATGTGGTGAAGTTCGATATTCAGCTGATTCGCAATATCGATCGCGCCCCACCCAGCCGCCAGCGGACACTTTCGCAGCTAGTGAATCTGGTAAAAGATCTCGGTGTGAAAACCTTAGCCGAAGGTGTCGAAACCGACGCCGAACGCCTCACTTGCCTTGAGCTCGGATTCGAACTCGGGCAGGGCTTTTATTTCAGCCGCCCCGCGCCGGTTGCTTCGCTCGAGAGCAATCATTGA
- a CDS encoding DUF1549 domain-containing protein, translating to MRRFVYFLATVFAIAFAARPAFLRAETSSPAPDYLTEIKPIFAKHCVACHGEKKQENGLRLDASPGILAGGDSGPVLIAGASEKSLLLHAVRGTSDTISQMPTEGDPLSETQIKLLATWIDAGAKLPDEKIARVAGADHWSFQPIQRPPLPAVRNSSWPQTPIDYFILARLEEQGIAPSSVADKTQLLRRVYLDLVGLPPTPAEIQSFLADESPDAYEKVVDRLLASPAYGERWGRHWLDLARYADSNGYTIDSARNIWKYREWVIGAINRGMPFDQFTIEQIAGDMLPAATLEQQVATGFHRNTLTNEEGGTDPEQFRVEAVADRVSTVGSVFLGLTLGCARCHTHKYDPITQAEFYQFFAMLNNCDEPAIEAPSMMEVMRGDLSRRDELNQQIAKLKKGLKENEEAIRLAREAWEASLGDDRDKLPQAVRVALEQKPENRSPKMKQDIVSHFAKMKETREQFPLLDEIAKLEAQVPKIETTLVVKERPKPRETFVHKRGDFLDPGPQVTGKSPAVLPPLATTTGEGGRLDLAKWLVAADQPLTPRVVMSRDWQKFFGRGIVETEDDFGVQGTKPSHPALLEWLAAEFLEQKWNVKAMHRLMVTSAVYQQSSSVRSDLATIDPQNILLERQSRLRLDAEIVRDVALATSGLITNELGGPSVFPPQPDGVYAFTQNRKNWVVAKDDQRFRRGMYTFFWRSAPDPSLMVFDAPGANTSCTRRLRSNTPLQSLTLANDAAFFECAVAMADRVLAESTAADDATRAAYAFVLATSREPTSDEQAALLAVLHAEREAIAPKQQEPASKHLPATPLKLQDRTAGEFVPWVRLCRVLLNLDETITRE from the coding sequence ATGCGACGGTTCGTCTATTTCCTAGCGACAGTTTTCGCGATCGCGTTTGCCGCTCGCCCGGCCTTTCTCCGCGCCGAAACCAGCTCGCCTGCTCCCGACTATCTCACCGAGATTAAGCCGATCTTCGCTAAGCATTGTGTGGCGTGTCATGGCGAAAAGAAACAGGAAAACGGTCTGCGACTCGATGCATCGCCTGGAATCTTGGCGGGGGGCGATAGCGGACCAGTATTGATCGCAGGTGCCAGCGAAAAGAGCTTGCTGCTGCACGCCGTTCGTGGCACAAGCGATACGATTTCGCAAATGCCGACCGAAGGGGACCCTCTCAGCGAAACGCAGATCAAACTGCTCGCCACCTGGATCGATGCGGGGGCAAAGTTGCCCGACGAGAAAATCGCCCGGGTCGCTGGGGCCGATCATTGGTCGTTTCAGCCAATCCAACGTCCACCGCTGCCAGCAGTCCGAAACAGCTCGTGGCCCCAAACGCCCATCGACTACTTTATCCTCGCGCGTCTCGAAGAGCAGGGGATTGCGCCATCGTCAGTCGCCGACAAAACCCAGTTGCTCCGCCGCGTCTATCTCGACCTCGTGGGGCTCCCTCCAACCCCCGCAGAAATTCAGTCGTTCCTGGCCGACGAGTCTCCCGATGCCTATGAGAAAGTGGTCGATCGACTCTTGGCTTCACCCGCTTATGGCGAACGCTGGGGCCGCCATTGGCTCGATCTAGCGCGCTACGCCGACAGCAACGGCTACACCATCGACTCCGCGCGAAACATCTGGAAGTATCGCGAATGGGTAATCGGTGCCATCAACCGAGGGATGCCTTTCGATCAGTTCACGATTGAGCAGATTGCGGGGGACATGCTCCCTGCGGCCACACTCGAGCAGCAGGTGGCAACTGGATTTCATCGCAACACGCTGACCAATGAAGAAGGTGGAACCGATCCCGAGCAGTTCCGCGTGGAAGCAGTAGCCGATCGTGTGTCGACCGTCGGATCGGTATTCCTGGGGCTTACGCTCGGCTGTGCTCGCTGCCACACGCACAAATACGACCCCATTACGCAGGCCGAGTTCTATCAGTTTTTTGCGATGCTCAACAATTGCGATGAGCCCGCTATTGAAGCCCCCTCCATGATGGAGGTGATGCGCGGCGATCTCTCGCGCCGCGACGAACTGAATCAGCAAATCGCTAAGCTCAAAAAAGGGCTCAAGGAGAACGAAGAAGCGATTCGCCTTGCGCGTGAAGCCTGGGAAGCCTCTCTGGGAGACGATCGCGATAAGCTGCCGCAAGCGGTGCGTGTCGCCCTCGAGCAAAAGCCCGAGAATCGCAGCCCGAAGATGAAGCAAGATATCGTTAGTCACTTCGCCAAGATGAAAGAAACGCGTGAGCAGTTTCCACTGCTCGACGAGATTGCCAAGCTCGAAGCGCAGGTCCCCAAAATTGAAACAACGCTGGTGGTGAAAGAACGCCCCAAGCCACGCGAAACGTTCGTCCACAAGCGGGGAGATTTTCTCGATCCAGGGCCTCAAGTCACGGGGAAATCACCCGCCGTGCTTCCACCTCTCGCGACGACGACCGGCGAAGGTGGACGACTCGATCTCGCGAAATGGTTGGTGGCTGCCGATCAGCCTCTGACACCGCGCGTGGTGATGAGCCGCGACTGGCAGAAGTTCTTTGGACGGGGCATTGTGGAAACGGAAGATGATTTTGGTGTGCAGGGGACCAAGCCTTCGCATCCCGCGCTACTCGAGTGGCTCGCAGCCGAGTTCCTCGAGCAAAAGTGGAACGTGAAAGCGATGCATCGCCTGATGGTGACGAGTGCGGTTTATCAGCAGTCGTCGAGTGTCCGCAGTGATTTAGCGACGATTGATCCGCAAAACATTCTTCTCGAGCGACAGTCACGTTTGCGTCTCGATGCTGAAATCGTGCGCGACGTCGCTCTGGCAACCAGCGGACTGATCACAAACGAGCTGGGCGGTCCCAGTGTCTTTCCTCCGCAGCCCGACGGCGTGTATGCCTTTACCCAAAACCGCAAGAATTGGGTGGTCGCGAAAGACGATCAGCGTTTCCGTCGCGGCATGTATACCTTCTTCTGGCGCAGTGCTCCCGATCCTTCGCTGATGGTCTTCGACGCACCTGGCGCAAACACCTCCTGCACACGCCGCTTGCGTAGCAACACGCCACTTCAGTCCCTCACGCTGGCTAACGATGCGGCGTTCTTCGAGTGTGCGGTGGCGATGGCAGATCGAGTCCTTGCCGAATCGACAGCAGCCGACGATGCAACTCGCGCAGCATATGCTTTTGTCCTCGCCACCTCTCGCGAGCCAACCAGCGATGAACAGGCGGCGCTTCTCGCGGTCCTCCATGCCGAGCGTGAAGCGATCGCTCCCAAGCAACAGGAGCCTGCCAGCAAGCATCTCCCAGCCACGCCTCTGAAGCTGCAGGATCGAACCGCTGGCGAGTTTGTCCCTTGGGTACGGCTCTGCCGCGTTCTGCTGAACCTCGATGAAACGATCACCCGCGAATAG
- the fbp gene encoding class 1 fructose-bisphosphatase yields the protein MHKLLTVQQHILEEQRRNHPQASGEFSWLLSGITLATKIVAAQVRRAGISADVLGATDSQNVQGETVQKLDVIANQTLLQFLGNRGNVAIMASEENDDPIVVERDRAHGRYVVVFDPLDGSSNIDVNVSVGTIFSVLRREPDPDCSRDTTADVLQPGYKQVAAGYVVYGSSTMLVYTTGHGVFGFTLDPSIGAYLLSHERVTMPDAGTQYSVNEANFEGFPLAYRKFLMQARSGALGRTYSSRYIGSLVADFHRTLLKGGIFLYPPTNSHPKGKLRLLYEANPVALLAEQAGGMATNGTDRILDIEPTSLHQRTPLIVGSKTEVGHLMRMIKEESR from the coding sequence ATGCACAAGCTCCTTACCGTTCAGCAGCACATTCTGGAAGAACAGCGTCGCAACCATCCTCAGGCGAGTGGTGAGTTTTCGTGGCTCCTGTCGGGGATCACTTTAGCCACCAAGATTGTCGCCGCGCAGGTGCGTCGCGCAGGTATTTCGGCCGACGTGCTGGGAGCCACCGATAGCCAGAATGTGCAGGGGGAGACGGTTCAAAAGCTCGACGTGATTGCCAATCAAACGCTACTGCAGTTTCTCGGCAACCGCGGCAATGTGGCGATCATGGCGTCGGAAGAAAACGATGATCCGATCGTTGTCGAACGCGATCGGGCACATGGCCGCTATGTGGTGGTGTTCGATCCGCTCGATGGCTCCAGCAACATCGATGTGAACGTGAGCGTGGGGACTATTTTTTCGGTCCTTCGTCGTGAGCCCGATCCTGATTGCTCGCGCGATACCACCGCCGATGTGTTGCAGCCCGGCTACAAGCAAGTCGCCGCCGGCTATGTGGTGTATGGCTCTTCGACGATGCTGGTTTACACGACCGGCCACGGTGTGTTCGGGTTTACACTCGATCCTTCGATCGGCGCCTATTTGCTCAGCCACGAACGGGTGACGATGCCCGACGCAGGAACCCAGTACAGTGTGAATGAAGCGAATTTTGAGGGCTTTCCACTCGCTTATCGCAAGTTCTTGATGCAAGCTCGCAGCGGAGCACTCGGACGGACCTACTCGTCGCGCTACATCGGTTCGCTGGTCGCCGATTTTCATCGGACGCTGCTCAAAGGAGGGATCTTCCTCTATCCGCCAACGAACTCCCATCCCAAGGGGAAGTTGCGACTTCTCTATGAGGCAAATCCGGTCGCTCTTCTTGCCGAACAAGCGGGTGGAATGGCAACCAATGGGACCGACCGAATTCTCGACATCGAGCCCACCAGCCTGCATCAGCGCACGCCGCTGATTGTCGGTAGCAAGACCGAAGTTGGGCATTTGATGCGCATGATCAAAGAAGAGTCTCGCTAG
- a CDS encoding DUF1501 domain-containing protein, whose product MMTPLTPEQQIARLVARRHFLRDCQLGLGGIAAGSLLARDGFAAENPGPTAVNPLAVKPTHFPAKAKNVIFLFMAGGPSQLELFDSKPKLQELDGQVIPPSFVSNKRFAFIKGEAKLLGTKRKFAQHGESGQTVSECLPHLSKIVDDICMLRAVKTDVFNHGPAKFFMNTGSPLFGRPSMGAWLTYGIGSESTDLPGFVVLQSGPRGPRGGAPNWGSGFLPTTYQGVPLRSSGQPILNLSNPEGIDNEAQQRFTSSVAQMNKFRMDATGDPEIATRIASYEMAFRMQASAPELMDLSQETAETMKLYGCEPGKPSFATNCLLARRLIERGVRFVQLYHTDWDHHGNRGTELGVSLDKICQETDQGAAALVQDLKQRGLLEDTIVVWGGEFGRTPQGEPRDFVGRDHHVESFTMWLAGGGTKPGVSIGRTDEIGYYAVEDKVHVHDLHATLLHLLGLDHKKLTFRFQGRDFRLTDVHGEIVEKMIA is encoded by the coding sequence ATGATGACCCCGCTAACTCCCGAGCAGCAGATCGCGCGACTGGTGGCGCGACGTCACTTCCTGCGCGATTGCCAGTTGGGGCTCGGCGGCATCGCCGCAGGTTCGCTCCTTGCGAGGGACGGTTTCGCTGCTGAAAATCCCGGCCCGACTGCGGTCAATCCCTTGGCGGTCAAGCCGACGCATTTTCCCGCGAAAGCCAAGAACGTCATTTTCCTGTTCATGGCAGGTGGACCGAGTCAGCTCGAACTTTTTGACTCCAAGCCCAAACTACAGGAACTCGATGGTCAGGTGATTCCGCCTTCGTTTGTGTCGAACAAACGCTTCGCCTTCATCAAAGGAGAAGCGAAACTACTCGGCACAAAACGCAAATTCGCGCAGCATGGCGAGAGTGGACAAACGGTCTCGGAATGCTTGCCCCATTTGTCGAAGATCGTCGACGATATCTGCATGCTCCGCGCGGTGAAGACCGACGTGTTCAACCATGGTCCCGCCAAGTTTTTCATGAACACCGGTTCGCCGCTGTTTGGTCGTCCGAGTATGGGAGCCTGGCTCACCTATGGCATCGGTAGTGAGTCGACCGATCTACCAGGTTTCGTGGTGCTGCAGTCGGGGCCACGCGGACCCCGTGGTGGTGCGCCGAACTGGGGTAGCGGTTTCTTGCCGACGACGTACCAAGGCGTACCACTCCGAAGCAGCGGACAGCCGATTTTGAATCTCAGCAATCCTGAGGGGATCGATAACGAAGCGCAGCAGCGATTCACTTCCTCAGTCGCGCAGATGAACAAGTTTCGCATGGATGCCACGGGCGATCCTGAAATTGCAACGCGCATTGCCAGCTATGAAATGGCGTTTCGGATGCAAGCCTCCGCGCCGGAGTTGATGGATCTTTCGCAAGAGACCGCCGAGACGATGAAACTCTACGGCTGTGAGCCCGGCAAGCCGTCGTTTGCCACCAACTGCTTGCTTGCACGCCGCCTAATCGAACGCGGAGTGCGATTCGTTCAGCTGTATCACACCGACTGGGACCATCACGGCAATCGTGGGACCGAGCTAGGTGTTTCGCTCGACAAAATCTGCCAAGAGACCGATCAAGGTGCCGCGGCGCTGGTGCAAGATCTCAAACAGCGTGGGCTGCTCGAAGACACGATTGTGGTTTGGGGGGGCGAGTTCGGACGCACACCTCAAGGAGAGCCGCGCGACTTCGTCGGGCGCGATCACCACGTCGAGAGCTTCACCATGTGGCTGGCTGGTGGTGGCACGAAACCCGGCGTCTCCATCGGCAGGACCGACGAGATTGGCTATTACGCTGTCGAAGACAAAGTGCATGTTCACGACCTACACGCCACGCTGCTCCACTTGCTCGGACTCGATCACAAAAAACTGACCTTCCGTTTCCAAGGACGCGACTTCCGCCTGACCGACGTGCATGGCGAAATTGTGGAGAAGATGATTGCCTGA
- a CDS encoding DUF1501 domain-containing protein yields MLSFVDPRRGPSRRAFLRIGSLALAGLSLPDLLRAGAAQAEGLATGKSVIFLHCSGGPPQQETFDPKMSAPAGVRSVTGEIPTKLPGVTFGSTMEKLAARADRLAVVRSFHTGDGNHDIKPVVSKHSLGANLGSVIARVLGATDAKSGMPTTSALFPRAVDANAMPNIDQFGKFDAAGSLGQGFVPFVPGGGGQLQKDMQLELPMARLDDRRNLLSGLDRLKGSLENQGEGLDRFREQAFDTILGGVAQAFDLKHEDPRTIAMYDTSPLVAPSQISKKWNNHPRYVDHSQCLGKLLLLARRLCESGCRFVTVTTNFVWDFHADANNAGVDEGMRYAGQPMDHAVAALMDDLKERGLDKKILLVATGEMGRTPRMNAGGGRDHWGGLAPLLLAGGGLQMGQVIGQSDKSAGEPATDPIGISNLIATIMHTVLDMGKVRLLTGLPQDMVRAINSAEPIEGLHV; encoded by the coding sequence ATGCTCTCCTTCGTCGATCCAAGACGCGGACCCAGCCGCCGGGCATTTTTGCGTATCGGTTCGCTCGCTTTAGCGGGGCTGTCGCTTCCCGATCTTTTGCGAGCGGGAGCTGCACAGGCCGAGGGACTGGCGACCGGTAAATCGGTCATCTTTTTGCACTGCAGCGGCGGGCCACCTCAGCAGGAAACGTTCGATCCGAAAATGTCGGCACCCGCTGGTGTGCGGAGCGTCACTGGCGAGATTCCGACGAAGTTGCCCGGTGTAACCTTCGGCAGCACGATGGAAAAGTTGGCCGCCCGCGCCGATCGTTTGGCAGTGGTTCGCTCGTTTCATACCGGGGACGGAAACCACGATATCAAGCCGGTCGTTTCCAAGCACTCGCTCGGCGCGAATCTCGGCAGCGTGATTGCACGTGTTCTCGGAGCCACCGATGCCAAGTCGGGCATGCCGACGACGAGCGCCTTGTTTCCTCGCGCGGTCGATGCCAATGCGATGCCGAACATCGATCAATTCGGTAAGTTCGACGCCGCTGGTTCGCTCGGTCAAGGGTTCGTCCCCTTTGTTCCTGGTGGCGGCGGTCAATTGCAAAAAGATATGCAGCTCGAACTTCCGATGGCGCGACTCGACGATCGCCGCAATCTGCTCTCGGGACTCGATCGACTCAAAGGCTCGCTCGAGAACCAGGGGGAAGGGCTCGATCGATTTCGCGAACAAGCATTCGACACCATTCTCGGTGGGGTCGCGCAGGCGTTCGATCTCAAGCATGAAGATCCCCGCACGATCGCGATGTACGACACGTCGCCACTCGTGGCACCTTCCCAAATCAGTAAGAAGTGGAACAACCACCCGCGCTATGTCGATCACTCGCAGTGCCTCGGCAAGTTGCTGCTTCTCGCGCGTCGTTTGTGCGAGTCAGGTTGCCGATTTGTGACGGTGACTACTAATTTCGTGTGGGACTTTCATGCCGACGCCAACAATGCTGGTGTCGACGAAGGCATGCGTTACGCCGGACAACCGATGGACCACGCAGTGGCTGCGCTGATGGACGATCTAAAAGAGCGCGGGCTCGATAAGAAAATCCTGCTCGTCGCCACTGGTGAAATGGGGCGCACTCCGCGCATGAATGCTGGCGGCGGTCGTGATCACTGGGGTGGCCTTGCGCCGCTGCTCCTCGCCGGTGGTGGCCTGCAAATGGGGCAAGTGATTGGCCAAAGCGACAAGTCGGCTGGTGAGCCTGCCACCGATCCGATTGGCATCTCGAACCTGATCGCCACGATTATGCACACCGTACTCGATATGGGAAAAGTGCGTCTTTTAACCGGTTTGCCGCAGGATATGGTCCGGGCCATTAACAGCGCCGAGCCGATCGAAGGGCTCCACGTCTAA